The genomic DNA acggctctactgcgcatgcgccgaatgtcacgaagtgaaatcggattagcgccctgggggtttccttctcctttaaatagtctcCCAAAAACATCAACCTCCTCTGCTGTTTAAGGCTTTATGCCTTGTAAGTGGCATGTGTATCATATACATCCCGTCGGTGCATCACCaacacattataatatatatatatatacacagtattgtACAATGCACAGTAATTATTCCACTAGGTGCTGCTTAGTTGTGTTTCATGTGCAAAAGTGATTCACTGTTGGGCCAAAACCTACTGAGCTCACGATTAGACCAAGCAATCGCCCCCAGcacatgtgatatatatatatatacttgcaccCACCCTGCCTCCTCCTGTCATATGAGTGACAtgcggggcaaattcactaaccggacaaaattcgccagcgctggctttgcgcatattgcaacactttgccaggcataaattcgcgttggctaatttgcatacggcgggaagttaaagttgaatgaacgtatatgttgcagcaaatacattacattacacaagtccagggaaccttaataaagacaatagagttgtgatattgccctacacatgagcccagtgtatagtttatgtgccatatgttaggaaatgtaggggggaagccgggtacccaaaaaaatgttacccTCTTTTGCAGCCCATtactctgaaaaaggaaaactattttttgaggacgtcctatctactccattgcacttccctggtctgagctggtgaagtcaagtctggcgcaagagctaacgttcagtgaaatgaatttgcgtagttacgcccATTCGCCAGGGTGAAAATTCAAGTATGCAGTAGCAAAAATGAAGTAGCAGTAGAGCCTAACTCCTTTGCGAAATCatgccagtgcccgttagtaaattggtgaagtgccaAATttatgtcacactggcgaattttcacctccATTAGtcacttcaacctttagtaaatttccctcgCCAGTTCTGAGAGTTAAATAGTCCCTGGCAACttccagcagcccctctggtatttctagggttgccacccagcctaGTAAACCCACCCGGTataacacctgccagggccggggccggtattacaaatttaccggcaatgtagctgccagtagtTTGTAATACcttttacaaaatcccctgcctgccaatgaaaacttacattttcgtcggcttcgggcggtggccccgccccttttctGACGCTACTCCacatggctccgccccttttgcgatGTCCTTCACCGGCCACGCCCCTTTTGCGTCACGCCTGGCCCTTTCttttccacccccccccctcccaatcACTTGGTTGTCTGCCAGTGCCGCCGTTCAGGGCAGGGAGCCAATAGAAATCACTCATCCCATTGCTCGACACGCCCCGCCTGGCAGTAGTTCAGAGAGCAAAACTCTTGCTTTCATTCGCAGTGAGTGTGAGAATGTGAGACTGTTATGGCTCCGGATCCCACTCAATCGTTTCTACCGCGGGACGcgaataattccagcagcaccgACCCCACTCTGCTCGCCGACCCACGTGGGGAAGATGAGGAGCTGGTTATTACTTGCCCGGTGCTGCCCGGTGGATCCGCTCACTATACAGCCCGGGACAGGACCCAGGAGCCGGTAAGTGGGACTCACCTGCCTGACCCACATCCCTGTGTCCTTTCTCTTCCACTGTCCTACCGACCCCACCGCTGTGCCCGCGACCCCCGTGTTCCCTGTGTCAGTCACATGTGCTGCGCTGCTGCTGCTTCCAACTGTCAGTGTAATTCTAGTGGGGGCACAAGTCACACAGAGGCTGATGGGTCAGTgagcagtgtctgactgggacactaggggcccacccaaaaaccttgaaccaggggcccaccaaaaaaaccttagaccagggcccccccccaaagaacccttagaccaggggcccacccaaaaaccttgaaccaggggcccacccaaaaaccttgaaccaggggcccacccaaaaaccttgaaccaggggcccacccaaaaaccttgaaccaggggcccacccaaaaaccttgaaccaggggcccacccaaaaaccttagaccaggggcccaccaaagaacctttAGACCAGGTGCCCACTCACAAACCTTGAACCAGGTCCCCCCCACagaacccttagaccaggggcccaccaaaaacagtactattattcttactCCCCTCACTGAACCTCTATTCTCGTGGTCTGTTTTCTTaacatactgtaatctattattccacctattttagcctcttttctcatagaaatagggaatagccatgaaataggccaaatgtttgaAACAGGAGgccccactgacatctgggcccaccgggagttttcctgatatccctgtgggccagtctgacactgtcagTGAGGATGTCAGTCACGTGACTGTGGGCACCTGTATTCATACTGTAAGGACATCTGTTATTCTGGGTTTACTCTGCATCACTTGTTCATTAATGTGAGGTGTTTGAcaccagcagggccgccattagaaatcacggccccgtacaacaacatttttggggccccctgggccacaCCCACACCCCACCCcatatcctgcccactccacatcacagttaaaagacacacagacatcagctcctaaaaaattaacccccccccacacacacactagttataaaaagctattgatggtcagggcccccttataagttcaaaaaaattaaaaatcttttttaatttaaaaaaaaaataaaaaaacattggtggcaagggcgccttagaagttaaaaaaaatttggggccccccaaaaaaattttttttttttaaaaaaaaaacatttttaaaaaaaaaattgggaccccaaaaaaaattaaaaaaatcatttttttaattaaaaaaaaaaactggtggcaaggggcccccttacaagtaaaaaaaaaattggggccccaaattttttttaaaaaaaaaaaaacattggtggcaggggcctatagaatattaaaataatacattggtggccaggggattaaaaaaaaaaaaaacactaactggtgttcagtagaattgaacttgtggcttcaggactttaatttcggctccttttgtgacttcgggtcttttcgccaattcggctttcggcacttccgcattctacaACGTgggaaatggccgcacggcttgggcgctcgtaaggggggcccggctctttcaaaaatgcagcactgccgggccccccttcaggcctaggacacttgtcccccccctgatggcggccctggacaccAGCCGCTAAATGAATCATCGTCTCTCTGGCTGCTCTGAAGGAAGTCGCACTGGGGACAAAAAGATCTTCTGCAAATCGGGTGATCATAAGAAATCTGTAACGTGACTGGCGGACATCGCCTTGTCTCCAATTGTACTGGGAATGGAAATAGCCAACAGTTGGGGAAATACTCACCACTGTATCACTGCCCAAAACAATCCAGTAGGGGATACAGGTAAAGGGATCAGCACTAGCCCACAGTATTTGTGGCACTCACTCATTTGCCAACAAACTCACCACCCACCTCTCATTCTGCCTTCAACTGACTTGATATTgctttatacatagttatatatatgagtgtgtgtatataggtctatatgtgtatatatgtgaccTGGGCTTCACTCGGAGGGCTTCAACTTGATCTGTTTCCCCTTCTAGCCCTCCCCTAGATTTATCAACAGATCACTTTATACACAGGGccaaggccaccatcaggggggcactccTGTACTGGACTCTGGCCTAAAGGGGGAGACCGCTGTGCTCAGCGCTGGATTTCacttttgggcgcccctaggccgcgcggtcctagcgcccaccttcccagcgcgccggcgaaaaaacgccggcgcagctggtgcagttgaacggcggctgggcggcatgccgcccctatttctttgccgccctaggcccgggcctatgcggccttgccgcaaatccgggcctggctgtgctgcactttttgaaatagccgggccccccttgaccgcACCAAACTCATCCCAAAGCACTGAAGTGCCAAATAGCCGaatcccaaagccacaaaagacccaaagttgaagtcctgaagctgcgaaaataCCAGAAGCCAAAGTTCAAAGTtcaagtacttaaaggagaaatcaacctgttctgaaaaaaccccgtaccccctcaacccaggtagaccccccctccctcctgacgaactaccccccccccccccgcaggcaGATGCCCCAttctccatacttacccctcagcgcagattcttccatcaaagttccacgcgtccatcttccggctcctctgtaatcTGACTGAGacatcggtatttctgcgcatgagcagttggagcagtttgccggatacacggaaattgccgatctctcagtcaacttaccgaggagccggaagatggacgcgtggaacttcgctggaagaattgTTGGGGTCCTATTCACTGGGTGCAAATCAGTAGTGGGGGGCACTGCCCATTAAGGGGTTTTTCTTGCAACTCATCAGACCAGACTTAATGGTGCTCACCGCACAGTTCCAAGACAAATTAATTGGTGTGAGTAGTTTTGTGACTATGGGTAAATCACACTCAATTTTGAGCCCATTTAATGAGATGTTTATAAGGTTAATAGACAATGAAAGTCAAGTTGACTGGGTGCCAGTGTGTTACAAGGCGATTGCTCTAAGGGGCCCAGTAAAATGTAACACTTTTATACCCGGAGGAGTTCCCAGGCAGACAATATGTGGCCCCGGGGGTGCTTAGAGAGGGCCCAATATGGTGattgcaggggtccccaagcACTTTCAGGAGCAGGGCGTATAATTGATATTTGGGGCAGCCAGATCATGTGCCTATGGGGCAAATACCCACTACAATTAACTAGACTGAAACTGACCTTATTCCTTCTGTCTTGTCTGATCTACAGAACTGCACCACTGCCATTGGGCATCTGGGAACCACTGGTAACCATGGCAACGGCTGCTTGTGGCACTGGATCCTGAAGGTGAGTGTAACAGCTGGGCCTGGAGAATGGGCAAAGGATAGAGTGggtagagagagatatagatagatggatggatggatggatggatggaagatagatagatagatagttgatagatagataaagagatggATAATAGATGATAGCTTAATAGATAAAGATTgatggataaatatatagatagatgatagatttatagatagatagatagatagatgagagatagatggtagattaatagatatatagagagagattgatagatagatagatagttgagagattgagagatatatagatgatagatcatagatagataatagatagatagatagatagataatagatagatagatagatagatgatagatagatagacagatagacagatagacagatagatagatagatagatagatagataatagatagatagatagataatagatagatagatagatagatgatagatgatagatagatagacagatagacagatagatagatagatagatagatagatgaatagatagagattgataaatagagatagatgatatatactgtagatagatagataaatagatagatagatagatagatagatagatagatagataatagataaatagttgatagataaagagatagatgatagatagatactgtagatagatagatgatagatatatgatagatatatagatagatagatggatagatggatggatggatggatagatagatagagagatagatacagatggatagacagacagaaataTATTTGCCCTTAGGTATTTCCCCCATATCTTATCATAAGATTCATTCTCTGTATCCCACCTCTTTTCACTGATTCTCCTTCTTTCCATTTCCAGCACAAATGGTGGCTGATTATCACAGCGATTgttggcattattattattattattggtcttGTTTTCCTCATCAAAAAAGCAGGTGAGGAACTCCATCATGTTGTATCATGTAAAACAGTACAATAGTAACAAAATACCAGCAGCTGAAGTGGCATCTAGTGGCCGTGGGTCAGACAGTCGTGTGGTGGTGCCGGAGCTTGGGCACGTGGCTTATATTTAC from Xenopus laevis strain J_2021 chromosome 5S, Xenopus_laevis_v10.1, whole genome shotgun sequence includes the following:
- the LOC108718309 gene encoding uncharacterized protein LOC108718309 gives rise to the protein MAPDPTQSFLPRDANNSSSTDPTLLADPRGEDEELVITCPVLPGGSAHYTARDRTQEPNCTTAIGHLGTTGNHGNGCLWHWILKHKWWLIITAIVGIIIIIIGLVFLIKKAGRNSTEPPNTGGTLIWQNCSGIQLNISTVEVSWEEANSNCTKYRGQLIDKSEIDNDCIGSYEDFWIKQENTQSEKCEVYNMNYPNLTLHCDSRRRYICSKS